A stretch of the uncultured Trichococcus sp. genome encodes the following:
- the fumC gene encoding class II fumarate hydratase: protein MEYRIEHDSLGEVKVAADKLWGAQTQRSLENFKIGIEKIPMEVIYALVEIKRAAAASNHEVGLLDETVTKGILLAADEVLEGKWDDQFPLSVWQTGSGTQSNMNVNEVLANRGNQLVDGGIHPNDHVNKGQSSNDTFPAAMHIAGVLYIKNKLYPAIEQLIGTLTRLEQENAAIVKLGRTHLQDATPLTLGQEISAWRVMLEETKSMIEDSLKYMRQVALGGTAVGTGLNADPVFIQKTIEKVAERTGEAFVGAENKFHALTSKDAFVHTHGAIKALAANFYKIANDVRWLASGPRSGIGEISIPMNEPGSSIMPGKVNPTQSEAVTMACIQVMGNDSAIGFAASQGSFQLNTYMPLIVNSFMQSVRLLADALISFDENCASGIKAEQDKINHNLTNSLMLVTALNPYIGYEKAAKIAQKAFVDGTSLKEAAVAMGHVTAEEFDQYVDPMKMV from the coding sequence ATGGAATATCGGATTGAACATGACTCATTAGGGGAAGTAAAAGTAGCAGCGGATAAATTATGGGGTGCACAGACGCAACGCAGTCTGGAAAACTTCAAGATCGGAATCGAAAAAATTCCGATGGAAGTCATCTATGCATTGGTCGAAATCAAGCGGGCTGCCGCGGCATCAAACCATGAAGTCGGCTTGTTGGATGAGACCGTTACAAAAGGCATCCTGCTGGCGGCTGATGAAGTGCTTGAAGGCAAGTGGGACGATCAATTTCCGTTGTCCGTATGGCAGACCGGAAGCGGCACGCAATCCAATATGAACGTGAACGAAGTGCTGGCGAACCGGGGCAACCAACTTGTTGACGGCGGTATCCATCCCAACGACCACGTGAACAAGGGCCAGAGCTCAAATGACACATTCCCGGCAGCCATGCACATCGCCGGCGTACTCTACATAAAAAACAAACTGTATCCGGCGATTGAGCAGTTGATCGGCACGCTGACCCGTTTGGAGCAGGAAAATGCAGCGATCGTCAAATTGGGCCGTACCCATCTGCAGGATGCGACGCCATTGACATTAGGCCAGGAAATCAGCGCATGGCGCGTCATGCTGGAGGAAACCAAGTCCATGATCGAGGATTCCTTGAAATACATGCGGCAAGTGGCCTTAGGCGGGACAGCGGTCGGAACTGGGCTGAATGCCGATCCGGTTTTCATCCAAAAAACGATCGAAAAGGTTGCGGAGCGCACGGGCGAGGCATTCGTCGGAGCAGAGAATAAATTCCATGCGCTGACCAGCAAGGATGCTTTCGTGCACACGCACGGGGCAATCAAAGCATTGGCGGCCAATTTCTACAAAATCGCCAATGATGTCCGTTGGTTGGCGAGTGGTCCGAGAAGCGGCATCGGCGAAATCAGCATTCCGATGAATGAGCCGGGAAGTTCGATCATGCCCGGAAAAGTCAATCCGACGCAATCCGAAGCGGTAACGATGGCCTGCATCCAAGTGATGGGCAACGATAGCGCCATCGGGTTTGCGGCTTCGCAAGGGTCTTTCCAGCTGAACACTTATATGCCGCTTATCGTCAACAGTTTCATGCAATCTGTCCGCCTGCTAGCGGATGCGCTGATCAGCTTTGACGAAAACTGTGCGAGCGGAATCAAGGCGGAACAAGACAAAATCAACCATAACCTGACCAATTCCTTGATGCTGGTGACTGCATTGAACCCGTACATTGGCTATGAGAAAGCAGCCAAAATCGCCCAGAAGGCTTTCGTGGACGGCACTTCCTTGAAAGAGGCGGCTGTCGCGATGGGGCATGTCACTGCTGAAGAGTTCGATCAGTACGTCGATCCGATGAAGATGGTATAA
- a CDS encoding universal stress protein, with translation MLAEYKNILVPVDGSGQSEDSFKKAVAIAKRNHAALHLIYVKDTRNVPLSPEYESRLTEAYKDMEYEFLDEMMTFALNEGIEVKKSVTNGNPMTLIAEAFPKEYNIDLIVIGATGKGAITRAFVGSVSNYVVRHAPCDVLVVRT, from the coding sequence ATGTTAGCAGAATACAAAAATATTTTGGTTCCCGTTGACGGTTCAGGTCAGTCAGAAGATTCGTTCAAAAAAGCTGTTGCCATTGCCAAACGCAATCACGCCGCGTTGCATCTTATCTACGTCAAGGACACAAGAAATGTTCCTCTTAGCCCTGAATATGAATCCAGATTGACGGAAGCATACAAGGACATGGAATATGAATTCCTCGATGAAATGATGACATTCGCCCTAAATGAAGGGATTGAAGTCAAGAAGTCTGTAACCAACGGCAATCCAATGACGCTCATCGCTGAAGCATTTCCGAAAGAATACAACATCGACCTTATTGTCATCGGAGCGACCGGCAAAGGTGCGATCACTAGGGCTTTTGTTGGATCGGTCTCTAACTATGTGGTCCGTCATGCACCGTGTGATGTTTTGGTTGTCCGTACCTAA
- a CDS encoding DUF896 domain-containing protein, with product MEKLLNRINELARKAKTADGLTETEKIEQQQLRQTYIKSFRSSFDEILLNSKVVDPKGNDITPKKLVEAQKDKRRTDVKNILGGKNVVHLHPEDADKK from the coding sequence ATGGAAAAATTATTGAACAGAATCAATGAATTGGCCCGCAAAGCCAAAACGGCGGATGGTCTGACCGAAACCGAAAAAATCGAGCAGCAGCAACTGCGTCAAACTTACATCAAATCGTTCCGCAGTTCTTTTGATGAAATTCTTTTGAATTCAAAAGTTGTCGATCCCAAAGGAAATGACATTACACCTAAGAAATTGGTGGAAGCCCAAAAAGATAAACGCCGGACTGATGTGAAAAACATTTTAGGCGGGAAAAACGTCGTGCACCTGCACCCAGAGGATGCCGATAAAAAGTAA
- a CDS encoding acyl-CoA thioesterase: protein MTEANQEREIRYCRQTKVIQTHHVFPFDSNYHGTLFGGKLMSMIDDCAAISGERFGRTTNVTASVDTLNFIKPLPTGHSVCIDTFVSGAGKTSMEIFTKVTGENLRTGERYLAATCFLTFVALPDENGQKVSLPKIVPETVEEKFINSGYEERRQKRRADLDYQKDLHEHLTIEIPWAD, encoded by the coding sequence ATGACGGAAGCGAACCAAGAACGGGAGATCAGATATTGCAGGCAGACGAAGGTGATTCAGACACACCATGTCTTTCCGTTCGATTCAAATTACCACGGTACTTTGTTCGGCGGCAAACTGATGAGCATGATCGATGATTGTGCGGCAATTTCTGGAGAACGTTTCGGTCGTACGACCAATGTGACCGCATCGGTGGACACATTGAACTTCATTAAGCCGCTTCCGACCGGCCACTCGGTCTGCATCGATACATTTGTATCCGGAGCAGGGAAGACGTCCATGGAAATCTTCACAAAAGTAACCGGGGAGAACCTTCGGACGGGTGAACGTTACTTGGCAGCGACTTGCTTTCTGACCTTTGTGGCGCTTCCTGATGAAAATGGGCAAAAAGTCAGCCTTCCGAAAATCGTACCGGAAACGGTGGAGGAAAAATTCATCAACAGCGGATATGAAGAAAGACGTCAAAAGCGTAGAGCCGATCTGGACTACCAAAAGGATCTGCATGAGCATCTCACGATTGAAATACCTTGGGCAGATTAG
- a CDS encoding GNAT family protein: protein MDITLELMKHSTLEGERILLRPVGMADAPDMFEYASDEETTRFVFETHRDRAMTEEAIANYFLAAPAGKYAIVLKDTKKMIGTIDIRPNPTDRIAEIGYTLNKGYCGNGYMTEAGKLITALAFEVLELEKVFAMHDILNPASGEVMKRIGMQSEGILRRHKVFKGRSCDMAYYGILKEEYFQQAREV from the coding sequence ATGGATATAACCTTGGAATTGATGAAGCACAGCACCCTGGAAGGTGAACGGATTTTGCTGCGTCCAGTCGGGATGGCGGATGCTCCGGATATGTTCGAGTATGCTTCCGATGAGGAAACGACCCGGTTTGTCTTCGAAACGCATCGTGATCGGGCGATGACGGAAGAGGCCATCGCGAATTACTTTCTGGCGGCGCCGGCAGGAAAGTATGCAATTGTATTGAAAGACACCAAAAAGATGATCGGAACGATCGATATCCGTCCGAATCCGACTGACCGTATCGCGGAAATCGGCTACACCTTAAACAAGGGGTACTGCGGGAACGGCTATATGACGGAAGCGGGAAAGCTCATCACAGCGCTGGCTTTTGAAGTTTTGGAACTGGAAAAAGTCTTTGCGATGCATGATATCCTGAACCCGGCTTCGGGCGAAGTGATGAAGCGGATCGGGATGCAATCGGAAGGGATATTGCGCAGACACAAAGTCTTCAAAGGGCGCAGCTGCGACATGGCTTATTATGGAATTTTGAAGGAAGAATATTTCCAACAAGCGAGGGAAGTCTGA
- the proS gene encoding proline--tRNA ligase has protein sequence MSTLQKEDFSAWYIQTIKQADLMDYSPVRGCMIFKPDGYEIWEHIQEEFNARFKEEGIRNAYFPMLIPESFFTKEKDHIEGFSPELPWVTEAAGEKLEERLALRPTSETMIGTAFGDWINSYRDLPMEINQWANVFRWEKKTLPFLRTSEFLWQEGHTAHADEEDARRRTMRMLQVYKEVIEGLLAVPVYEGQKTPSERFAGAVDTYSVEAMMKDGKAVQAGTSHYMGTKFAEAFDIKYLNRDNEHVYAHTTSWGVSTRLIGALIMVHGDDQGLVLPPKVAAKQVVLMPVGPWKKKPEIVERLEVLQKDLKAAGIRVLLDDSDNSPGFKFNEWELKGVPMRIEFGPRDMENNQVMVKMRDLSDKVAVSLDEIMDFVPKALDDMQVRLLETARENRKANEYTNIDTLDELKAHIESKRAAGEVPGFVLAGWDGELETEAKIKEETGFTTRNMPFNPPVEKTTCIVSGKPAKHTVWLARAY, from the coding sequence ATGAGTACTTTACAAAAAGAAGATTTTTCGGCATGGTATATCCAAACCATCAAACAAGCTGATCTGATGGATTATTCACCTGTACGCGGCTGCATGATCTTCAAACCGGACGGCTATGAAATTTGGGAACATATCCAGGAAGAATTCAACGCACGTTTCAAAGAGGAAGGCATCCGTAACGCTTACTTCCCGATGCTGATCCCGGAATCATTCTTCACAAAAGAAAAAGACCATATCGAAGGCTTCAGCCCGGAATTGCCATGGGTAACGGAAGCTGCAGGCGAAAAATTGGAAGAACGCTTGGCATTGCGTCCGACGTCGGAAACGATGATCGGTACGGCTTTCGGTGACTGGATCAATTCTTACCGCGATCTGCCGATGGAAATCAACCAATGGGCGAACGTGTTCCGTTGGGAAAAGAAAACCTTGCCGTTCTTGCGCACTTCCGAGTTCCTTTGGCAAGAAGGACATACTGCCCATGCCGATGAAGAAGATGCGCGTCGTCGCACCATGCGCATGCTGCAAGTCTACAAAGAAGTCATCGAAGGCTTGTTGGCAGTGCCTGTCTACGAAGGGCAAAAAACGCCTTCAGAACGTTTCGCAGGTGCGGTGGATACCTACTCCGTAGAAGCGATGATGAAAGACGGAAAAGCGGTTCAGGCCGGGACTTCCCACTATATGGGCACGAAATTCGCGGAAGCATTCGACATCAAATACTTGAACCGCGATAACGAGCACGTTTATGCGCATACTACTTCTTGGGGCGTCTCCACACGTTTGATCGGTGCGCTGATCATGGTTCATGGCGATGACCAAGGATTGGTTTTGCCTCCTAAGGTCGCAGCAAAGCAAGTTGTCTTGATGCCGGTTGGCCCATGGAAGAAGAAACCTGAAATCGTGGAACGTCTGGAAGTATTGCAAAAGGATTTGAAGGCTGCCGGTATCCGCGTTCTCTTGGACGACAGCGATAACTCACCTGGCTTCAAATTCAACGAGTGGGAACTGAAGGGCGTGCCGATGCGCATCGAATTCGGGCCACGCGATATGGAAAACAACCAAGTCATGGTGAAAATGCGTGACCTTTCCGACAAAGTGGCGGTATCCTTGGATGAGATCATGGACTTCGTGCCGAAAGCATTGGATGACATGCAAGTCCGTCTCTTGGAAACAGCCCGCGAAAACCGCAAAGCCAATGAATACACGAACATCGATACATTGGATGAACTGAAAGCCCATATCGAATCCAAGCGAGCAGCTGGCGAAGTGCCTGGTTTCGTATTGGCAGGATGGGACGGCGAGCTTGAAACGGAAGCGAAAATCAAGGAAGAAACTGGTTTCACGACCCGCAACATGCCTTTCAATCCACCAGTCGAAAAAACAACCTGCATCGTATCCGGTAAACCAGCCAAACACACAGTCTGGTTAGCAAGAGCATATTAA
- a CDS encoding alpha/beta hydrolase, whose product MNHQHIFKQGNPEKPLLLLLHGTGGTEHDLFFLGEAIDPDASLLGVRGNVTESGMNRYFRRLAEGVFDENDLEYRTKELIAFLDDASKEYGFARNNIVAIGYSNGANIAGSMIYSFKDAVKGAILHHPMVPFRNRQLPDLHSLPVFIGAGTNDPLCAPEESTELMATLEGAGSDVSIYWGNAGHSLTNEEVVAAKAWYNKHF is encoded by the coding sequence ATGAATCATCAACATATTTTCAAACAAGGGAATCCGGAAAAGCCTTTGTTGCTGTTATTGCATGGCACAGGCGGAACCGAACACGATCTATTCTTCCTCGGAGAGGCGATCGATCCGGACGCTTCTCTGCTGGGCGTGCGCGGAAACGTGACCGAATCCGGCATGAACCGCTATTTCCGCCGTTTGGCAGAAGGCGTATTCGACGAAAATGACCTGGAATACCGCACAAAAGAATTGATTGCGTTCCTGGATGACGCATCCAAGGAGTACGGCTTTGCCCGGAACAACATCGTAGCGATCGGATACTCAAATGGTGCAAATATCGCCGGGAGTATGATATACTCTTTCAAAGATGCGGTCAAAGGGGCCATCCTTCATCATCCGATGGTGCCGTTCCGCAATCGTCAATTGCCTGATCTGCATTCCCTTCCTGTCTTTATCGGTGCGGGCACAAATGATCCGCTTTGCGCACCGGAAGAAAGCACGGAATTGATGGCGACACTAGAAGGAGCCGGCAGTGATGTATCCATTTATTGGGGAAATGCTGGACACTCACTGACGAATGAAGAGGTTGTTGCAGCGAAAGCTTGGTACAACAAACACTTCTGA
- a CDS encoding NAD-dependent malic enzyme, which translates to MEQECVNVSKTNGKELLSQPFLNKGTAFTLEERATLGLEGLLPTAVRTLEEQGEIVYAQLGQLTDAYSKQKHLMNIYAQNRVLFYHVIGKHVTELLPVIYTPTIADTVMNYSRDYQIPQDAVYLDVNRPEAIRTALLNGSKGMDEEIKMMVITDGEGVLGIGDWGIQGIAISIGKLAVYTVASGLNPQQVLPIVIDAGTNNEALLEDPFYLGNKHKRVTGEAYYPFIERFVEEASALFPDVLFHWEDFGRDNAANILEQYRDKICTFNDDIQGTGVMMSAAMDSVVRITDKPITEHKILVFGGGTAGVGVSDQILMEMLLQGADSEEARKQFYMVDRYGLVTDDMADLTPGQQKYARAAAEFSAPLTDLAEIIDAVKPTVLIGTSGQTGAFTQAVIEKMAAYNERPAIMPISNPTRLCEAKASDVIAWSEGRALVVTGSPSDPIAYNGVNYKIGQANNALLYPGLGFGIVIAKAKTVTDRMLSAAAHGITSLQNLEEAGAAILPPVSQLREASKLVAAAVIQAAIEDGVNGIEITDPMAAVEAAIWKAEY; encoded by the coding sequence ATGGAGCAGGAGTGTGTCAACGTGTCGAAAACTAACGGAAAAGAATTATTGAGTCAGCCATTTTTGAATAAAGGAACTGCATTCACTTTGGAAGAACGGGCAACATTGGGATTGGAAGGTCTCTTGCCGACCGCAGTCCGTACACTGGAAGAACAGGGAGAGATTGTCTATGCGCAACTGGGCCAACTGACAGATGCCTATTCCAAACAGAAGCATCTGATGAATATCTACGCCCAGAATCGCGTACTTTTTTACCATGTCATCGGGAAACACGTTACGGAGTTGTTGCCGGTCATCTATACGCCGACCATCGCCGATACAGTCATGAATTATTCGCGGGATTACCAAATTCCTCAGGATGCGGTCTACTTGGATGTGAACCGTCCGGAAGCTATCCGCACCGCTTTGCTGAACGGCAGCAAAGGTATGGATGAAGAAATCAAAATGATGGTCATCACGGATGGCGAAGGGGTGCTGGGCATCGGCGATTGGGGCATCCAGGGCATCGCGATTTCGATCGGGAAACTGGCCGTCTACACCGTCGCTTCGGGATTGAATCCGCAACAGGTGTTGCCGATTGTGATCGATGCGGGCACAAACAACGAAGCGCTGTTGGAGGATCCGTTCTATCTCGGCAACAAGCACAAACGCGTGACAGGAGAGGCGTATTACCCATTCATCGAAAGGTTCGTTGAAGAGGCGTCTGCGCTGTTCCCGGATGTGTTGTTCCACTGGGAAGACTTCGGCCGCGACAATGCCGCCAATATACTGGAGCAGTACCGCGATAAAATCTGTACGTTCAATGATGATATCCAAGGGACCGGCGTGATGATGTCAGCTGCCATGGATTCGGTGGTCCGGATCACCGATAAGCCGATCACGGAACACAAAATCCTTGTTTTCGGTGGCGGAACTGCCGGTGTCGGCGTCTCCGACCAAATCCTCATGGAGATGCTGCTGCAAGGGGCCGACAGTGAGGAAGCCCGCAAACAGTTCTACATGGTCGACCGCTACGGTCTGGTCACTGATGACATGGCGGACCTGACGCCAGGCCAGCAAAAATATGCGCGCGCTGCGGCTGAATTTTCTGCACCACTGACCGATTTGGCTGAAATCATCGATGCGGTCAAACCGACTGTATTGATCGGTACATCAGGCCAAACCGGTGCCTTTACGCAAGCGGTCATCGAAAAGATGGCAGCATACAATGAACGTCCGGCCATCATGCCGATCTCGAATCCGACCAGATTATGCGAAGCGAAGGCTTCGGATGTCATCGCTTGGTCCGAGGGGAGAGCGCTGGTCGTTACCGGCAGCCCATCCGATCCGATCGCATACAATGGCGTGAATTATAAAATCGGTCAAGCGAATAATGCCTTATTGTACCCAGGTTTAGGTTTCGGGATCGTCATCGCAAAAGCCAAGACAGTGACAGACAGAATGCTGTCTGCTGCCGCGCATGGCATCACTTCCCTGCAGAACCTGGAGGAAGCGGGAGCAGCAATTTTGCCGCCGGTTTCCCAGTTGCGCGAAGCCTCGAAATTGGTTGCGGCAGCCGTCATCCAAGCAGCCATCGAAGACGGCGTAAATGGTATTGAAATAACGGACCCGATGGCAGCTGTCGAAGCCGCCATCTGGAAAGCGGAATATTAG